A genomic window from Phycisphaerae bacterium includes:
- a CDS encoding winged helix-turn-helix domain-containing protein, producing the protein MKKNEVQIGGLYTAKVSDKLVTVRIDSVNSHGGWNATNTATGKRIRIKSPQRLRHKVSPKNGGKPPAANAAVVETTAPPSIVPAEAAQSEAEEDRPGYDPARCATEGCKGTPVMTYLDRPLCQACWERHCEEQEPSEVGENTIDPSACDAQAEACHPIGEPQTPEQVKAMPKSKSTNKQSEAQKRDDRDLDKAPRSELTLEEAERLAKVRAAKAKKAAADQPKRLSALDAAAEVLKTEGKPMRAKELIEAMAAQGLWSSPGGKTPEATLYAAMSREIKKADENGTVSRFRKTDRGQFEYNDHHA; encoded by the coding sequence ATGAAGAAGAACGAGGTTCAGATCGGGGGCCTGTACACGGCTAAGGTGAGCGACAAGTTGGTGACCGTGCGGATCGACAGCGTCAACAGCCACGGCGGCTGGAACGCGACGAACACCGCCACGGGCAAACGCATCCGTATCAAGAGTCCCCAGCGGCTGCGGCATAAGGTTTCGCCGAAGAACGGCGGTAAGCCGCCTGCTGCAAATGCAGCCGTTGTTGAAACCACCGCACCACCGAGCATCGTGCCCGCCGAGGCAGCTCAGTCCGAAGCAGAGGAGGACAGGCCGGGCTATGACCCGGCGCGCTGCGCCACGGAAGGGTGCAAGGGCACGCCCGTCATGACATATCTCGATCGCCCGCTGTGCCAGGCGTGCTGGGAGAGGCACTGCGAGGAGCAGGAGCCCAGCGAAGTCGGCGAGAACACGATCGACCCGTCTGCGTGCGACGCACAGGCAGAGGCGTGTCACCCGATCGGAGAACCACAGACCCCTGAACAGGTGAAGGCCATGCCAAAGAGCAAGTCCACGAATAAGCAGTCCGAGGCTCAAAAGCGCGACGACCGCGACCTGGACAAGGCCCCACGCAGTGAGCTGACGCTCGAGGAGGCCGAGCGGCTCGCGAAGGTCCGCGCTGCTAAGGCCAAAAAGGCCGCCGCCGACCAGCCCAAGCGGCTCAGCGCCCTGGACGCCGCCGCCGAGGTGCTCAAGACCGAAGGCAAGCCCATGCGGGCCAAGGAACTGATCGAGGCCATGGCCGCCCAGGGCCTGTGGTCCAGCCCCGGCGGCAAGACGCCCGAGGCCACGTTGTACGCTGCCATGAGCCGCGAGATCAAGAAGGCGGATGAAAACGGCACCGTTTCCCGATTCCGCAAGACCGATCGCGGCCAGTTCGAGTACAACGACCATCACGCCTGA